GCCCAAAATCGCCATCATCGGAGCCGGACTCGCCGGCATAGCCTGCGCTCGACGTCTGAAGCAGGAAGGAATGCCCGTGACGGTGTTTGAAAAATCGCGTGGCTATGGCGGGCGCTGCGCCACCAAACGCTGGCAGGACTGCCGCGTGGACCATGGCGCGCAGTATTTCACGATGCGTGATCCCGGTTTTAAAGAGGCGGTCCAGGAGGTCTGTGGCGACCAGGTGCAGTCCCTCACGGCCCCTGTGCTTCACCTTGAAAATGGCCAGTCATCCTGTCCCCCGCGCTACTACCATGTGAAAGGCAATAGCCACCTGTGCCGTGATCTGGCGCAGGGACTAGAAGTTCGGTTCGAGCAAACCCTCGCCCCCGTGACGGCCCACGGGGAGGCTTGGCAGATCCAAAATGAAGTTTATGACCAAGTGATCAGCACGGCACCACTGCCACAGACGCTCAAGCTGTTTAACCAACCCGCCACCGTGGATCCCTATGTACCCTGCCTGGCCATGCTGGCCCTGTATCAGCAGCCGCCGCAGGGCAAAACTGCCGAGCTCTTCGGCATGATGGGAAGCCCCACCGACGACATCGCCTGGTCCGCATGTGAGAATCATAAGTTAGGCCGCATCACACCAGGGAATATCGTCATGGTGGTACATGCGGGGGAAAGATTCAGTTACGAGCACCTGGAATCCCCGCCCGAGGAATGGTCGGCGCTTTTACGGGAGCAGCTAGAAACGCTGTGGGAACTGCCACCGCAAAACTTTACGGCCCAGCTCACGCACCGCTGGCGATTTGCGCGCGTGAACGAACCTGTGAGCCCACCCAGCCTCCCGGCAGGCCTGCATTTCTGTGGGGATGCCCTGGGGCAATCGCGCGTTGAGGCCGCTTGGTTGCAAGGTGTATCCCAGGCGGAAGCGCTGCTAGCAACCTTTTAACTCTGGCGCGCCCGGACCGAGGGACCTTCGATCCACTCGGGTGGGATGAGGATCTGACGAGGCACCTCAGGAACGCCACTTTCATTTTGCAAAAGCTGCGTGGCCACCAGGTCCACCCCCGCAGCCGCCACATGGTCGCGCCTTTGATAAATGCCCGCGTAACCTTTCATGGTGGAGGTCCAGTCATGGACGACGAGGCCGATGTCCTCCGGCACTCGCAGGCCCATTTTTTGCAGCCAGTCGGGAACATGCTGATCGAAGGTGATGAGGGCATCTGGGCGCTCTCTTTGCATCCACTCCATGAACTCCTTCCGGCAGCGGCTGAAGTCATTGTGCGGGAACAGTAAAACGGGGATGCGCTGGGCCAGCGGGATGGCCTGCTGCACATGCAGCATGGCCCCACTGTAAGCCCCTTCAGCCCGATGATCCACCCACTGAGTGACCGCCAGACCGATGCGCTGATAACCCCGCGCCTGCAGCTCCTTCACCGCGAGCTGGATGCCGAGGTTCATGTTTCCGGCTGCGCGATGCAGCGAGGGCTGCGTGAGGCCAAAACCAAAGGTGGCTGCGGCAAAGGGGGCGTAGTCCAACTGCGCGCACAGCATCTGCGAAGACTGGGGCGAAACGATGATGCCCTCGATGCCACGCGCCTGGAGGATGCCCACCAGACGTGCAGGATCGAGCCCATCTTTGCCTAACCAAAATTCCTCCGCGTGATACCCGTGCTGGCTGGCGCGACGGCGGATGTCCTCGATGGGCACGTATTGATAGGTGCTGCTGTGCAGCGCATCCTTAGGCACCGTCTCACGAATGACGGCGATCACGGCGCGGACACGTGATTTTTTGCGCCCGCGTACCATCGTCATCATGCGGGCCAGGTGCGGGTCTGGCTGATAACCCAGAGCCGCAATGGCCTGCTGCACGCGCTCGCGTGTCTTTGCCGAGACACGGGGCGAGTGGTGCATCACCCGCGAGACCGTCATGGCGGAGACGCCTGCCGTCTGGGCGATTTGCTGGAGGGTGACCGACATGCCCTTCGCTCTACGCGAGAAGGGTTACTTCTGCAAAAGCTTCATCGCCGCCGCATATCGCTGGCCAAAGGTTCGCAGTGAAGGAGTGTCGAAGTGAACTTGGTCGCCTTTGTGTTTGAGATCCGTCGATTCGACCACGGCGGTTTTCGGCACACGGGCAGGGATGGAGGCGATCTGTTCATTCACCAATGGCCAGTAGCTGGGCTGTTTTTCTTTGGTCTCCAGAGCCAGGAACTTACCCAGTTTCCCCGCCACGAATGGCAGCTCGCCAGAACCGAGATCCGCCCGCAGATCCACGATCATTTGGGCCAAGCGGTCAGCATAACTTTTGGACTTACCTTCATGGCCCGAGTCCCCTTCCCCCTGGTGCCAAAGGATGCCCTTGAAGGTGCCGTCCTTCATGGCCAAACGGGCACGCTCCAGCGCCTGGGCATAGAGGTCACCGCCTTTTTCCCAACGCTCCAGTGGCGTGCCCCCGACGGCGCAGGGGATCAAACCGATGGTGGCCTCAGGATACGCCTCCGCCATCTCACGGGCAAAGCTCATGCCCAGTCCTGCGCCGACCGCCGCCGGTTTGTCATGATGCAGGGGCTCGATGCCGTGAGTCCACTTGTTGTTAGGCGAGAACTTCAGCACGCGCTGCCGGGAGAGGCGCTTTTCCGTATCCAGCACGCCGCGTCCGGCCATGTTGGACTGACCGATGAGTAGGTAGAGATGCAGCTTTTCCTTGGGCGGTAGTTTGGCAGCCACTTCGGCCTCCGTGCGTTTGTCTGAATGGTTGCCATAACCCAGCGCACGATTCACCACCAGACGCTGGGCCGAGCCTTGGGAAACAAATTTGCCAGCACGCAGATCTTCTTCACGGACGATGGCGACCAGCACCTCCTTTTCACCCGCATTGTAGCGCCCGTGATCATAGGTGATGTAGATGCGACCATCAGGAGCCTGGATGGCATCGGGGTAAGAGACGCTGCTGCGCTCATCTACCAGGAGTCGGTGCGGCCAGGTGCGGCCTTCATCGTCCGAAAGCCAGGCCGTGAGGCGGGTGCGGGGATAGGCGCCACTCTTCAGCTTTTTAGCATCGTGGTAAATGAGGAGAAAAGCGCCCGAAGCCAGCTTCATCATGCAGGCGCGGGTGGAGGGCCCTTCAAACTGCGGCATGGCGCTGGCTTCGGACCAAGTTTTCCCCTCGTCTTTGGAAGTGCTTTCGTAGAGTCCTTTGGAGGTGCGGATGACCATCCAAATGCTGCCATCTTTTCGCTGGGCCAGGGTGGCCTCGCTGAAATTCCTCAGCGGCATCCGGGATGCTGGTGCCGCCGTGCCATTCCCAGGATTCACCTTCATTCAGGCTCAGGAGAGTGCAGGTCTCCGGCCTGCCCGCCTGGTTTCCCATGAGGAAAAAGGGTGCCAACCAGCCGCCACTGGCGCGGATGATGGGCTTGCCAAAAAGGATGCCGTCTTTGGCTACTAGAAAAGGGGCGGACCAGGTAGGCGTGGCCTTGTCCGGATCGTCACAGCGGATGGCGCAGGTGCCGCGCAGGGTGGGGCTGGTGGCAGTCTTTTCGGTGAGCTGATTGTAAAACACCCACAGCCTCCCTTTGGGGTCCAGCCAGGGGATCGGGTCGCCGATCTTGGTGCCCTTCGGCCCTTCGATAATGATGGGTTTCGACCAGCGTTTGCCATCGTCTCCGCTGGTGGCCACGAGGGCGTAATTGCCGATCGCGCCCTCGCCTTCATCACCGCTGTACCAGGTGGACCAAAGGCGGCCCTTGGGGGCTCTCTCGATGCCCGGGATGCCCTGCCAGACACGGGCGGTTTCACTGTAATCCGGTCCAGGAGAGAGGATGACGGTGGCTTGTGGCAGGGCGAGGTCTTCAGCCAAGGCGGTGACCATAGCCGCACCAGCCAGAAGGGACGTAAGAAAGAGACGACAAATCATGCGCCCGTGGAAACGCCAACAGCGCGAGCTTTCGCGCAGCTATCTTCGAGGAATCCCCAGCCGCACTTTGACATCCCCATCACTCCCGCCACTCTACCTTATATGTCCGATGCCCCGCTCCTCCGCACGCCCCTTTATGACAGCCATGTGGCCCTGGGAGGGAAAATTATTCCTTTCGCCGGCTGGGAGATGCCGGTGCAATACACGGGCATCGTGCAGGAGCACCACGCGGTGCGGAAAGCCGTGGGCGTCTTTGACATCTCACACATGGGCCAGTTCATCGTCAGTGGCGGAGATGCGCTGAGCTTTTTGAATCGGGCCCTGACCAATGATGTGTCCAAGCTCGAGATCGGCCAAGGGCAGTATTCCTTGCTGCTCAATGAACAAGGCGGGGTGATTGATGACCTCATCCTTTACCGCACCACGGCCAAGGAATTTTTCCTCGTGGTCAATGCCAGCAAGATCGCCGAAGATTGGTCGCAGTTGCAGAGCCTGCTCACTGAGGCGGACGATGTGCAGATGGCGAACCTCAGCGATGCCACGGGCGGTCTCGCCATCCAGGGGCCGAAAAGCCGCGCCGTGTTTGAAAAAGTCTTCGGCCAGGAGGCTCCTTTCCCGCCGCACAACAGCATCTTCGTGGCAGCGGGTGAAGCCGGTTTCATGTGGCTCTGCGGTACCGGCTATACCGGTGAAGAGGGTTTTGAATTCTTCATGCCTGCCGCCGCCGCCACCGAGTGGTTTGACCGACTCGTCACCGCCGCCCGTGAGGAAGGTGGACTGCCCTGTGGCCTGGGAGCCCGTGATACGCTGCGGCTGGAAATGGGCTACCCGCTGAATGGCAACGACCTCTTCCCTGATAAGACGCCACTCCAGGCAGGACTCGGATTTTTCGTCGCTTTCGACAAAGAAGACTTCATCGGCAAAGCGGCCCTGGTGGCCCAAAAAGAAGCGGGTCTGCCCAGCAAGCTCGTGGCTTTCAAGATGACTGGCACAGCCCCTCCGCCACGCCCGCATTACCCCGTTCTGTTCAACGGTAACATCGTGGGCGAAGTCGCCAGTGGCACGCAATCCCCGAGCCTGAGCACTGGCATCGGCATGGCTTACCTGCCTCTGGAGGCTGCTAAAATCGGCACCACGATTGAGATCGAAATCCGAGGGAGAAACTTTCCAGCCGAGGTGGTGAAGAAGCCGTTCTGGAAAAAGTCGTAATCACGTCAGAGACGAGTTCAGGGGAACCTTGGAATGCCACCTCCCGGCCGCTGACTCGCCCCCTAAGAACTTTAAAGAACGACTGCAAGTGTCCTTGTGTCTTGGCGGGGATCAAGGAATTGTGTTCGTTTAGTCCAGCCTTACCTTTCGATCCCACCCATGTCAGACCCCATCTACGTCATCGGCCACCGCAATCCTGATACGGACGCGATTTGCGCGGCCATCGGTTATGCCGCTTACTTGCGCTGTGTGCGCGAGGATGAAGTTATCGCGGCCTGTTGCGGCGAGATCAATGCGCGGACGAACTGGGTGTTGAAGCTCGCCGGGGCCGCCGCGCCTAAGCTGCTGCTGGATGTGCGCCCAACGGCAGCCCTCGTGGGCCGCAAGGAAGTGCTGACGGCCTCTCCCAATGAGACGTTCCTCTCCGTCTATCGCAAAATGCTGGAGCACAATTTCCGCTCTATTCCCGTGGTGAATGGCGAGCAAAAGCTCATCGGCATGCCGACGATCCAGGAAATGGCGCAGCTTTTCCTGCCCAGCGAATCCACCCACAAAGCGGCCAACCGCGAAGTGCGCACCTGTGTGAGAAACATGGTCACGGCCCTCGGCGGGCAGTTGATCGGAAATACCTCAGGCGTAGATGAGGTGGAAGACTTGATCCTCGTCGTAGCGGCCTCTAGCGAAAACACCTCCCGCGACCGAGCTAAACAATTTCCGCCACGCCAGCTCGTGCTCGTCACGGGAGATCGCCCAGAGATTCACAAACTGGCGCTGGAGCTGGGCGTTCGTTGCCTCGTCGTCACCGGTGGTTTCATGCCCCACGATGACCTGCTAAAACAGGCCCAGGAAAAGGGCATCTGCGTGATCGTGGCCCCACAGGATACGGCCAGTGCCTCGCAGCTCATCCGTTTCTCGCGCCCCATTGGTGAGGCCGCGCATGAATATCTCTCCTTCACCTCGCGCACCCCGCTGCGTGAGATCATCCATGTGGTGCAAAATTCGCATCAGCCTCTGTTCCCCGTCATCGATGAGGAAACGGGCAAACTGGAAGGGGTGTTTTCCAAGTCCGACCTCGTGGAGGTGCCGCGCACCAAACTGGTGCTGGTGGATCACAATGAATTCAGTCAGGCCGTCGCCGGGGCAGATGAAGCCGAGATCATTGAGGTGATTGATCACCACCGCCTCAGCGGAAATCTGCGCACGAAAGAACCCGTGCGTTTCATCAATGAACCCGTGGGCAGCACAAGCACCATCGTGGGCATCATGTATAAGATGCGCGGGCTGACACCCGATAAGTCCACCTCCATCTGCCTGTGTGCGGGATTAATCTCTGACACGCTGAATCTCACCAGCCCGACCACGACGAACACGGACCGGGAAATCCTGGCCTGGCTGGCCGAGGTGGCGGGCATTGATGCCGCACAGTTTGTGAAGGACTTCTTTGCCGCTGGCTCCCTGCTTCGTGAGGCCACCCCGGCCCGAGCCATCGAGGGAGATCGCAAAGTCTTCGAGGAAAACGGCTGGCGAATCAGCATCAGCCAGATCGAAGAAATGGGTCTGGACGAATTCTGGAAAAAGCAGGCCGAGCTTCACGCCGCCCTGGTGGCCCTGTGTGCCGCGCATGACCTTCATTTTGCCTGCCTCATGGTCACGGACATCACCGCTCATCACAGCGTGCTGCTGGTCGCCGGGGATAAGCGGGTGGAGGCCGCCATTGACGTGGACTACCACGAACGCAGCCCACAGATCTATGACATGCCGGGCGTGGTCAGCCGCAAGAAACAACTCTTCCCTTACTTGAGCAATCTGGTCAGCAAGCTGACGCCGCCTTGATTTCATTCCTTTGGTTAGGCTGAAAAAATCGGTCTCGCCTGATCAATCTCCCTGTCCCTCACCGTTCGCTTCTTCCCATGCGCTTTTCCCTTCTCCTGCCTGCTCTTCTCGCCACGGCCACTGCCTCTTGGGCAGCCGACCAACCTGCCGCCCTGCTCCTCTGGGAAAAAGGTGCCCCCGGCTCCGAAGCCCGCGCTGCAGAGCCTGAGAAGCAGGAAGGCAGCAATGTAATGAATGTGCATGCGCCGACGATCACGCCTTACATCCCGACGAAGGATGCCACAGGAGTGGCTGTCATCATCGCCCCTGGCGGTGGGCATTCCAAGCTTTGCCTGGGCCACGAAGGTTACGCCCTGGCGGAGTGGTTTCGCGACCATGGCATCGCCGCGTTTGTTTTGAAGTACCGCCTCGCCCGTGAAAAAGGCAGCACCTACACCATTCAGGATCACGCCATGGCGGATGCCCGCCGCGCCATCCGCACCGTGCGCAGCCGCGCCCAGGAATGGGGCATCAATCCTGAACGCATCGGCATCATGGGCTTTTCCGCTGGAGGTGAACTGGCTGCCTTTGCCGCCATGAAAAATGACCCCGGTCAGGCCGATGCGGCCGATGTCATCGAGCGCGCCAGCAGCCGCCCGGACTTCCAGGCGCTGATCTACCCCGGCACCTCCGGCCTCTTCTCCGCTGAAAAAGGCATGCCACCTCTCTTCATCGCCTGTGGTTACAGCGACCGCCCCGACATCTCCGAAGGCATGGCGTCTCTGTATCTCAAATACAAGGCAGCCGGCGTGAAAGCGGAACTGCACATTTACAGCGAAGCCGGTCACGGTTTTGGCTACAAGCCCGGCACTAAAACCGCCGCAGGCCGCTGGCCCCAGCGCTTCACGGAATGGCTGCAAGACAGCGGACTGATGAAGTAGATTGCCCTTTTGCATCTAAATTGGTTAGAAGAGGTCTTGTGCGTTCGTCTTGTTCGCATCCGACCATGACTGTCGATTTTTCACCTGCCTTTTCACGACGCCGATTCATCGGCGGAGCATGCGTGGGGTTGTCCAGTGTGGCCTTTTCGCAGTTGTTGGGTTCGGAGTCGCTGCCCGTT
This is a stretch of genomic DNA from Prosthecobacter algae. It encodes these proteins:
- the gcvT gene encoding glycine cleavage system aminomethyltransferase GcvT produces the protein MSDAPLLRTPLYDSHVALGGKIIPFAGWEMPVQYTGIVQEHHAVRKAVGVFDISHMGQFIVSGGDALSFLNRALTNDVSKLEIGQGQYSLLLNEQGGVIDDLILYRTTAKEFFLVVNASKIAEDWSQLQSLLTEADDVQMANLSDATGGLAIQGPKSRAVFEKVFGQEAPFPPHNSIFVAAGEAGFMWLCGTGYTGEEGFEFFMPAAAATEWFDRLVTAAREEGGLPCGLGARDTLRLEMGYPLNGNDLFPDKTPLQAGLGFFVAFDKEDFIGKAALVAQKEAGLPSKLVAFKMTGTAPPPRPHYPVLFNGNIVGEVASGTQSPSLSTGIGMAYLPLEAAKIGTTIEIEIRGRNFPAEVVKKPFWKKS
- a CDS encoding LacI family DNA-binding transcriptional regulator, which codes for MSVTLQQIAQTAGVSAMTVSRVMHHSPRVSAKTRERVQQAIAALGYQPDPHLARMMTMVRGRKKSRVRAVIAVIRETVPKDALHSSTYQYVPIEDIRRRASQHGYHAEEFWLGKDGLDPARLVGILQARGIEGIIVSPQSSQMLCAQLDYAPFAAATFGFGLTQPSLHRAAGNMNLGIQLAVKELQARGYQRIGLAVTQWVDHRAEGAYSGAMLHVQQAIPLAQRIPVLLFPHNDFSRCRKEFMEWMQRERPDALITFDQHVPDWLQKMGLRVPEDIGLVVHDWTSTMKGYAGIYQRRDHVAAAGVDLVATQLLQNESGVPEVPRQILIPPEWIEGPSVRARQS
- a CDS encoding NAD(P)/FAD-dependent oxidoreductase is translated as MPKIAIIGAGLAGIACARRLKQEGMPVTVFEKSRGYGGRCATKRWQDCRVDHGAQYFTMRDPGFKEAVQEVCGDQVQSLTAPVLHLENGQSSCPPRYYHVKGNSHLCRDLAQGLEVRFEQTLAPVTAHGEAWQIQNEVYDQVISTAPLPQTLKLFNQPATVDPYVPCLAMLALYQQPPQGKTAELFGMMGSPTDDIAWSACENHKLGRITPGNIVMVVHAGERFSYEHLESPPEEWSALLREQLETLWELPPQNFTAQLTHRWRFARVNEPVSPPSLPAGLHFCGDALGQSRVEAAWLQGVSQAEALLATF
- a CDS encoding sialidase family protein — protein: MICRLFLTSLLAGAAMVTALAEDLALPQATVILSPGPDYSETARVWQGIPGIERAPKGRLWSTWYSGDEGEGAIGNYALVATSGDDGKRWSKPIIIEGPKGTKIGDPIPWLDPKGRLWVFYNQLTEKTATSPTLRGTCAIRCDDPDKATPTWSAPFLVAKDGILFGKPIIRASGGWLAPFFLMGNQAGRPETCTLLSLNEGESWEWHGGTSIPDAAEEFQRGHPGPAKRWQHLDGHPHLQRTLRKHFQRRGENLVRSQRHAAV
- a CDS encoding alpha/beta hydrolase, producing MRFSLLLPALLATATASWAADQPAALLLWEKGAPGSEARAAEPEKQEGSNVMNVHAPTITPYIPTKDATGVAVIIAPGGGHSKLCLGHEGYALAEWFRDHGIAAFVLKYRLAREKGSTYTIQDHAMADARRAIRTVRSRAQEWGINPERIGIMGFSAGGELAAFAAMKNDPGQADAADVIERASSRPDFQALIYPGTSGLFSAEKGMPPLFIACGYSDRPDISEGMASLYLKYKAAGVKAELHIYSEAGHGFGYKPGTKTAAGRWPQRFTEWLQDSGLMK
- a CDS encoding sialate O-acetylesterase, coding for MVIRTSKGLYESTSKDEGKTWSEASAMPQFEGPSTRACMMKLASGAFLLIYHDAKKLKSGAYPRTRLTAWLSDDEGRTWPHRLLVDERSSVSYPDAIQAPDGRIYITYDHGRYNAGEKEVLVAIVREEDLRAGKFVSQGSAQRLVVNRALGYGNHSDKRTEAEVAAKLPPKEKLHLYLLIGQSNMAGRGVLDTEKRLSRQRVLKFSPNNKWTHGIEPLHHDKPAAVGAGLGMSFAREMAEAYPEATIGLIPCAVGGTPLERWEKGGDLYAQALERARLAMKDGTFKGILWHQGEGDSGHEGKSKSYADRLAQMIVDLRADLGSGELPFVAGKLGKFLALETKEKQPSYWPLVNEQIASIPARVPKTAVVESTDLKHKGDQVHFDTPSLRTFGQRYAAAMKLLQK
- a CDS encoding putative manganese-dependent inorganic diphosphatase codes for the protein MSDPIYVIGHRNPDTDAICAAIGYAAYLRCVREDEVIAACCGEINARTNWVLKLAGAAAPKLLLDVRPTAALVGRKEVLTASPNETFLSVYRKMLEHNFRSIPVVNGEQKLIGMPTIQEMAQLFLPSESTHKAANREVRTCVRNMVTALGGQLIGNTSGVDEVEDLILVVAASSENTSRDRAKQFPPRQLVLVTGDRPEIHKLALELGVRCLVVTGGFMPHDDLLKQAQEKGICVIVAPQDTASASQLIRFSRPIGEAAHEYLSFTSRTPLREIIHVVQNSHQPLFPVIDEETGKLEGVFSKSDLVEVPRTKLVLVDHNEFSQAVAGADEAEIIEVIDHHRLSGNLRTKEPVRFINEPVGSTSTIVGIMYKMRGLTPDKSTSICLCAGLISDTLNLTSPTTTNTDREILAWLAEVAGIDAAQFVKDFFAAGSLLREATPARAIEGDRKVFEENGWRISISQIEEMGLDEFWKKQAELHAALVALCAAHDLHFACLMVTDITAHHSVLLVAGDKRVEAAIDVDYHERSPQIYDMPGVVSRKKQLFPYLSNLVSKLTPP